GTCGACAACCACTTGATTTTAAGTCTTAGAACATAAATTTGTCGGTGAAGAAGATATACCTTAACCCTCCATTGAatcctcttttgtttttgtaggtgaataaaaaattctgaagATAATAGCTTTCTTAGTcaacagaaaaagaaaactaaaaaaaggggGAAGATGAACGGTTTTTTaactaagatttagggtttaaaatttttaattaattaaatttatttaattaaaaatttattctcaTCCCATTAGGAAATCCAAGTTGGCACTTAAAATCTagttggactgccacgtaggattaccgttagggagataacggaacttaacggaagagtgatcacttcgtagcaaaataataacataaatgactaaaacgtaacatttcaaacataagtgactaaaatgtaacctgaagcaaacaaaagtaactatttttgtagtttacccaaattatttttattttttttaacaattttattagaaattctTATTATATCTAACCCTTTTGTCCATATCCTCCCTAATccataaataagaagataaatagCACACTCAAATTCACTATCTTCCTACATTGGTAATCATATTTATACCATttgagctaaaactcaatcaactTATTTgcttaaaatgatataaatgatataaacactaaattaccataattttccttttaaaatgaACCCAATCAATCTAAAGCCAatgttattaataaataaaaaaataccctAATAATCACATCCATTTTACCatacaataaaaaatactaattctCCCTGGGTTCATGTTATCAGGTCAAAGTACAAGGTAGAAAAAGGTGTACCTATTGATATCAGTCGAGGCAATTGTTCCTATCTTTGGAAATCTCTTTCGAGGATTTGGCCCCTTCCTCGTGAGAATATCTAGTCAGTTGGAAACGGTAACAGTATTAGATGCCGGATGGATAGTTGGATCTCCGATGTTGGCCCTTTGTTGAACCATATTCCTTCACAAAATAACCTTGATGTGGACTATCTCCTTCGAGATATGGTAACAGAGGAATGAACATGGAATTTAGATCTATTCCGTGTATGGTTGCCGGATGAGATCCTAAATCATACTATTAGTATCCCTCCACCACACCAGTCGGCCGGATCAGATAGAGTTGCTTGGGTGGATGTCTCAACGCATTCTTTCTCTATCAAGAGTGCCTAAAAGTTGATCAAGGAAAACTCGTGGAACTCGCGGTTTGACATTTGGAAATTACCATGGAAGTACAAAGGACCTCAAAGGATTCGGACTTCCATTTGGTTAGCCATCTAGCAACGACTACTAACACAAGTGGAGAGACTAAAGCGTGGAATTGCAAATGATGATTATTGTTCGATATGTCGATCAACTATGGAGGATATTTTGCATGCTGTAGGAGATTATACTCCAACGAAAGAGGTTTGGTCGCAGCTTGTTCCAACAGAGAAGCAAGATTGGTTCTTTTCCAGGGACTTGGAGAAATGGCTTGcaactaatttgcaaaatagccaacatgaattttcttatttttcagaGAGTGTAATGGAGTGTAGAAGAATCATCAAACGGTCATATAATTGGGCGAAACAGTATGCGTCACAACCCAAGACTAACTCAATTGTGAGGCAATGGGAGAATGTAAAGCCTGACTGGGCAGACAAGTGGTCACAGTTGAGAACTTACAAGCTATGGTTTCATTCAAGCTACTGCCAACAACAAACCATTCAACAAGCTCACTCGCTGGTATGAATGCATGCTAAAATCAAACCATGGCTTCAAAGTTTTGCAGGAAACAAAAGGAATGCCCAAAGAAAGCTTTGCAAATGAAAATTATACGATCAATCTTAAGGTTACAAATCATTATAACATCACTCAGAGTACACAAACAAGTACATAACGATATAGATCTAGAGTCAAGATCTAAAGGCATTAATGATCCTAAACTTAACCTCCAAAACCATAGAGAGTCCTGCCCTGCCTTTTCAAGGCATAAACAACATCCATAGCGGTAACGGTCTTCCTCCTGGCGTGCTCGGTATAAGTCACAGCATCACGAATCACATTCTCCAAGAAAATCTTCAATACTCCCCTGGTTTCTTCATAGATCAAGCCACTGATCCTCTTGACACCTCCTCGACGAGCCAAACGGCGAATGGCAGGCTTAGTAATGCCCTGGATGTTGTCTCTTAAAACCTTCCTATGCCTCTTGGCACCTCCTTTGCCGAGCCCCTTGCCTCCCTTGCCTCTGCCTGACATCTTCGAAAGATTTGATGATTACTACGGAAACAAATTTGCGATGAAATGAATTACGAGCAAAGGTAAAACAGTTGCGAATGCTTGGCGATTGGAATTCTGGGATATTTAAAGGAGTGAATGTGCGATTAAAGTTTCTAGTTTCTATCGAAGGCTGTAACTCTCGATCCGCGTGTAAAAGGAAGGGTTATGTCTGAGCCATAGATAGGATTGTAATCGACGGCTGATATTGTTTACATGGAATGTGACGTGGATTgcgtttttgaatgttttggggAATTTAAATTAGGCGGGCTAGAAAtgttttagagtttattttgatttcgTTTTCGCGGATAGAGGGAAAACACGAGGCAGACGCAAATTAAAAAGGAATGCTTCCGTTTTTTGTTTGCACgtgtttaaatatataaagtttaaaaataataataaaggtgTAATTAGATTGAAAATATagaataatatagaaaaaaaattaattaatatggaaaaataagaacacaaaTTTTACATAAGAACTCtttcagaaaaaaaatcacGGTCAAAGGGaaataaattcactaatgttgaaaaacgaATTGTATCAGAAAAGTTtcaactacatctatttaaagattgaaaaatcatattctaatcaatgtcaaatagaagaagtatagttctatacGGATTCTACTTGTGCGACATGGTTCGTACCTCGGCCATCGGCCTCTCGCCCCCACAAATCCTCTTATTCTCccattatatttatttcttcaacagATGATGAGATTCAGGTCACACCAACTAACATGTATGATAATTCAAAAATGACAGGGCGGCTAACTATTTGGGATGACAATGATGCATTTATTCTGTCAGAATTTAATACGATAAAATCATAAACTCAAATCCTCAACTATCATATTATTTGGTATTCTCATGCTTAGTTCATATTATTTaggtaattaaaaaattatattattcggtaattaattttttagaaaactaaaagttttatttatttattttaaaaaatgagtataacgggtttcattaaaaaataagattacAA
The Gossypium raimondii isolate GPD5lz chromosome 8, ASM2569854v1, whole genome shotgun sequence DNA segment above includes these coding regions:
- the LOC105789972 gene encoding histone H4, giving the protein MSGRGKGGKGLGKGGAKRHRKVLRDNIQGITKPAIRRLARRGGVKRISGLIYEETRGVLKIFLENVIRDAVTYTEHARRKTVTAMDVVYALKRQGRTLYGFGG